In the uncultured Fibrobacter sp. genome, CGCGGCCGTCAACAGCGGCAAGGCTTCCCAGCGGGTCCCAAAGCGAAACCGCTTCGACCTGCCCGCGTTCCAAAGCTTCGAGCGCCAAGTTGCCATCGGCATAGGGCAAGAACTGCACATCAATGTTTAAACACTGTTCTTTTAACACAATTCAGATCGAGTAAGCATAGAGGTAATCCTCCGAGCCATCCAGGCCCCGTTTAAGTTCGAGCGAAAAGTTAGAATCGCGTCAGACGTTTGTCCAATACTTTCTTTGAATGCCTAGTTATAGGCTTTTTTTGAAAAACCAGCCCGTTTTCAGTCAAAAAATTTTTCCAAATACATTTCACCGGTCTTTTTATGCTATCTTATTACGTATAAAACACTCAGTTTGGAGAGAATATGAAAAAGATTTGGACACTCATTGCATGTACCCTGATGGCAGCAGCGGTATCGTTTGCACAAGATGACTTCGATTACGAAGCTACGGAACAGACGGAAGTCGAGTCCGAAGCCACAGAACAGTCCGAAGATCAGGCCAGCGACCAGAGCGAAGCCGTTGAGGAACAGGCAGAAGACGCAGCAAGCGTCCAGACCGCCAAACAAAGCAACAATCAAGTTGCAAACCAAACCAATATTCAGCAGGCAAATCAGGTCAACATTCAGAACAACTACTACGCACAAGCTGAAACCGACAAGGCCGAAGAACAGGCCGACAACAATTCGAAACCGCGACTCGCAGAACACAGCACCTTCGGCTTCGGTGTAAGGGGCGCATTCAACTACGCCAGAATGTACGGTTTCAAGGAAGACCCGGAAAACGATAGCGACATCGACGGAGTTCCCACGGGCATCGGCTTTGATGCAGGCCTTATGTTCCGCATCCAGATGATTCCGAACCTCCATTTCACTCCGGAAGTCAACTTTGCCTACAGCAGCACCAGCCACTCGTATTTGGACAAAGACCGCCACTACATCAGCACGGATATTGAAATTCCGCTCATCATTCGTGGCGTCGTCGGCGACATGTTCTACGTAGGCGCCGGTCCACAAATCAATTTCAACATCAGTAACGAAGCCGATATCGATGCCACCGAAAATCAGTGGGGCATCTCCGAAGACATGGAGAACATCGAAAGTGCAAAGTTCAGCTTCGGGCTTACCGCAGGTGCAGGCATCAACGTTGTCGAAGGCCTGTTTGTAGACTTGCGCTTCTACCTAGGTGTTACGGAACTTTTCCCCGATGTTAAGTCCCTCGATGAATACGAAGCCGGCGAAAAAGTCCAGGAAGGCGACAACTTCTCGTTCATCAGCATG is a window encoding:
- a CDS encoding porin family protein, producing MKKIWTLIACTLMAAAVSFAQDDFDYEATEQTEVESEATEQSEDQASDQSEAVEEQAEDAASVQTAKQSNNQVANQTNIQQANQVNIQNNYYAQAETDKAEEQADNNSKPRLAEHSTFGFGVRGAFNYARMYGFKEDPENDSDIDGVPTGIGFDAGLMFRIQMIPNLHFTPEVNFAYSSTSHSYLDKDRHYISTDIEIPLIIRGVVGDMFYVGAGPQINFNISNEADIDATENQWGISEDMENIESAKFSFGLTAGAGINVVEGLFVDLRFYLGVTELFPDVKSLDEYEAGEKVQEGDNFSFISMKGAKMMKFKVGMSYWFI